A region from the Arthrobacter roseus genome encodes:
- the ctaD gene encoding cytochrome c oxidase subunit I — protein sequence MATYEYSADDSGTTVAPRVVPVSKGRIVVSWLTSTDHKTIGYMYLIASFIFFCLGGVMALVIRAELFEPGMQFLQTKEQYNQLFTMHGTVMLLMFATPLFAGFANVMMPLQIGAPDVAFPRLNALAFWFFLFGSTIAVSGFITPQGAASFGWFAYAPLSNTTFSPGIGGDLWVFGLALSGFGTILGSVNFITTIICMRAPGMTMWRMPIFTWNTLVTGILVLMAFPPLAAALFALGADRRFGAHIFDPENGGAILWQHLFWFFGHPEVYIIALPFFGIVSEIFPVFSRKPIFGYKGIVFATIAIAALSVTVWAHHMYATGSVTLPFFAFMTMLIAVPTGVKFFNWIGTMWRGSLTFETPMLWSLGFLVTFLFGGLTGIILSSPPLNIHVSDTYFVVAHFHYVVFGTVVFAMFAGFYFWWPKWTGKMLNERLGKIHFWMLLLGFHGTFLIQHWLGVIGMPRRYADYLPEDQFTAMNQFSTISSFVLGASLIPFFWNVYITWRKGKKVEVDDPWGFGASLEWATSCPPPRHNFTSLPRIRSERPALDLHHPELQQMHTPVSPAPAAQLLGAADRKDA from the coding sequence ATGGCAACCTATGAATACTCCGCGGACGATTCCGGCACCACTGTTGCACCACGCGTTGTACCTGTGTCCAAGGGCCGCATTGTCGTCAGCTGGCTGACGTCCACCGACCACAAAACGATCGGTTACATGTACCTGATCGCATCGTTCATCTTCTTCTGCCTCGGCGGAGTGATGGCGCTCGTGATTCGAGCAGAGTTGTTCGAACCGGGAATGCAGTTCCTGCAAACCAAGGAACAGTACAACCAGCTGTTCACCATGCACGGCACGGTGATGCTGCTCATGTTCGCGACGCCGCTTTTCGCCGGTTTTGCTAACGTTATGATGCCGCTGCAAATCGGTGCCCCAGATGTAGCCTTCCCGAGACTCAACGCCTTGGCCTTCTGGTTCTTCCTCTTTGGTAGCACGATTGCCGTCTCTGGATTCATTACCCCGCAGGGAGCCGCTTCATTCGGGTGGTTTGCCTATGCGCCATTATCGAACACGACGTTCTCTCCGGGGATTGGAGGGGACCTCTGGGTCTTCGGGTTAGCATTATCTGGCTTCGGTACGATTCTCGGCTCCGTCAACTTCATTACAACCATCATTTGCATGCGTGCGCCTGGCATGACCATGTGGCGCATGCCAATTTTTACCTGGAACACGCTGGTCACGGGCATCCTCGTCCTCATGGCGTTCCCGCCTTTAGCAGCAGCTCTCTTTGCCTTGGGGGCCGACAGACGCTTCGGTGCACATATATTTGACCCGGAGAATGGTGGGGCCATTCTTTGGCAACACCTGTTCTGGTTCTTCGGGCACCCCGAGGTTTACATCATCGCTTTGCCCTTCTTCGGTATCGTTTCGGAAATCTTCCCGGTGTTTAGCCGAAAACCCATTTTCGGGTACAAGGGCATAGTCTTCGCCACGATCGCCATTGCGGCGCTGTCCGTCACGGTGTGGGCGCACCACATGTATGCAACAGGTTCGGTCACGTTGCCGTTCTTTGCCTTTATGACAATGCTCATCGCAGTGCCAACAGGGGTGAAGTTCTTCAACTGGATCGGAACCATGTGGCGAGGGTCGCTCACTTTCGAAACTCCCATGCTCTGGAGTCTGGGCTTCTTGGTCACGTTCCTCTTCGGCGGCCTGACGGGGATTATCTTGTCCTCGCCTCCTCTGAACATTCATGTTTCAGATACGTACTTCGTAGTAGCTCACTTCCACTATGTGGTGTTTGGAACAGTCGTCTTCGCGATGTTCGCTGGCTTCTATTTCTGGTGGCCGAAGTGGACCGGCAAGATGCTCAACGAGCGACTAGGAAAAATTCACTTCTGGATGTTGCTGCTCGGATTCCACGGTACGTTCCTCATTCAGCACTGGCTAGGCGTCATCGGTATGCCACGTCGCTACGCTGATTACCTGCCTGAAGATCAGTTCACTGCCATGAACCAGTTCTCCACCATCTCATCCTTCGTTCTGGGAGCTTCACTGATTCCATTCTTCTGGAATGTGTACATCACCTGGCGCAAGGGCAAAAAGGTTGAGGTCGACGACCCTTGGGGTTTCGGTGCATCGCTTGAGTGGGCTACCTCTTGCCCGCCACCGCGGCACAACTTCACGTCACTTCCGCGGATTCGTTCAGAGCGTCCCGCTTTGGACTTGCATCACCCTGAACTCCAACAGATGCATACCCCCGTTTCCCCTGCCCCTGCAGCTCAGTTACTCGGTGCTGCTGATCGAAAGGACGCCTAG
- a CDS encoding polyprenyl synthetase family protein, with protein MTTGSQIETYIGQQEVECVLTDFFQRSKTRAEKISSRYLSLWESLEKCTEEGKRFRPRMVMTPYVHLGGSNLNAAAYVGAAFELLHTALIVHDDVIDLDFIRRGRDNVSGSYRHRAAAAGAKADTARHHGLSAGVIAGDLALANAFVVLDGAEASPDLKITLREILEEAVFASAAGEIIDLDFSLGSHRGTLDDIIQMAGLKTASYSFECPLRAGATLAGASPDVVTAVGDFGRDIGTAYQLVDDWLGVFGDEALTGKSIVSDLREGKGTVLIAVARESSDWEELSFLLGSPDLSVAQADRARTILRDCGAQDYALETAQRFADRAHSYLSSGIFPPQLQSALEPIVFDAVHRVR; from the coding sequence ATGACTACTGGCTCCCAAATCGAAACATACATCGGGCAGCAGGAGGTCGAGTGCGTTCTAACGGATTTTTTTCAACGGTCAAAGACTAGAGCTGAAAAGATCAGCTCGCGGTATCTGAGTCTCTGGGAGAGTCTGGAGAAATGTACCGAAGAGGGAAAGCGATTCCGTCCTCGCATGGTCATGACACCATATGTGCATCTGGGCGGATCAAATCTAAATGCCGCCGCGTACGTCGGAGCGGCATTTGAACTGCTACACACCGCTCTCATTGTCCATGACGACGTCATAGACCTGGACTTTATTCGCCGCGGCCGCGACAACGTTTCCGGCTCCTATCGGCACCGGGCCGCGGCGGCTGGCGCCAAGGCGGACACCGCCCGGCACCACGGACTATCTGCAGGTGTCATAGCAGGAGATCTGGCCTTAGCCAACGCATTCGTGGTGCTCGACGGCGCCGAAGCCTCACCGGACTTAAAGATCACGTTGCGAGAGATCCTCGAAGAGGCGGTATTTGCTTCTGCAGCGGGAGAGATAATTGATCTAGACTTCTCTCTCGGATCACATAGGGGTACCTTGGACGACATCATCCAGATGGCAGGTTTGAAAACTGCGTCGTATTCCTTCGAATGCCCGCTGCGTGCTGGCGCGACGCTCGCAGGGGCCTCTCCTGACGTGGTTACCGCCGTTGGAGACTTCGGTCGTGACATTGGAACTGCTTACCAGTTGGTCGACGACTGGTTGGGCGTATTTGGCGACGAGGCGTTAACAGGAAAATCCATAGTGAGCGACCTCAGGGAAGGCAAGGGTACCGTTCTAATTGCCGTGGCCCGCGAATCGTCTGACTGGGAGGAACTGTCGTTCCTCCTCGGGAGTCCTGACCTCAGCGTTGCTCAGGCCGATCGTGCCAGAACCATTCTCCGCGATTGTGGAGCACAAGACTATGCTTTAGAAACGGCACAGAGATTCGCCGACCGGGCGCACTCATACCTTTCGTCTGGGATCTTTCCTCCCCAGCTACAGTCCGCGTTGGAACCTATTGTTTTCGACGCCGTTCACCGGGTCAGGTGA
- the crtI gene encoding phytoene desaturase family protein — translation MNAEPTSSTAEEREQVSSKTRRSAKAVVVGAGISGLATAALLAREGYIVTVLEKQPTVGGRAGSWESEGFRFDTGPSWFLMPEVFDHFFRLFGTSTAERLDLVKLDPGYRILFEGYRDPVDIVANRDENIKLFEEIESGAGRKLDRYLVSAADTYDIAIRRFLYSTFTSFRPLLTADVLKQSPKLLQLLLQSLHSYVARRFKDPRLRQILGYPAVFLGSSPFVTPSMYHLMSRLDLADGVYYPIGGFTTLIDAIEGLCMSEGVTVRTGMTVTAIHTQPGESTPSSKKRHRASVTGVDYFDEQGEHQSLQADVVVSAADLHHTETTLVDDSLQTYPHRYWRRRIPGPGGLLIYLGVRGSLPQLEHHTLLFSQDWRENFRKIFGRNSSVPEPASLYICRPSASDSTVAPAGHENIFVLVPIPADPSLGRGGTDGAGDEAIERLADTVIDQIANWAGIDDLADRIVIRRTVGPQDFVEDFNSWKGTMLGPAHTLKQSAFFRGSNASKKVSGLYYAGGSTLPGIGLPMCLISAELVLKHLRGDTSTGPTAEPAPTRTQG, via the coding sequence ATGAATGCAGAACCAACTTCAAGTACCGCCGAGGAACGAGAACAGGTCAGCTCAAAAACTCGTCGTTCAGCTAAAGCTGTGGTCGTAGGTGCAGGTATTAGCGGACTGGCCACGGCGGCCCTACTGGCTCGCGAAGGGTACATCGTCACTGTCTTGGAGAAGCAGCCCACTGTCGGTGGAAGAGCTGGCAGCTGGGAATCAGAAGGATTCCGCTTCGACACCGGTCCTTCATGGTTCCTGATGCCCGAAGTCTTCGACCATTTCTTCCGACTATTCGGTACCTCGACGGCAGAGAGGCTGGATCTAGTCAAGCTCGACCCTGGTTACCGAATACTCTTTGAGGGTTATCGTGATCCCGTTGATATAGTGGCCAACCGTGACGAGAACATTAAGCTGTTCGAGGAGATTGAAAGCGGTGCGGGCAGGAAGCTGGATAGGTATCTGGTTTCCGCCGCGGACACCTACGACATCGCTATTAGGAGATTCCTCTACTCCACTTTTACGTCGTTTCGTCCGTTGCTGACTGCTGATGTCCTGAAGCAATCCCCAAAACTTCTTCAACTATTGCTCCAGTCTCTACACAGCTACGTAGCCAGGCGTTTTAAGGACCCGCGATTAAGACAGATCCTCGGGTATCCCGCGGTATTTTTGGGCTCTTCGCCATTCGTGACTCCCAGCATGTACCACCTCATGAGCCGACTCGATCTTGCAGATGGCGTGTATTACCCGATCGGCGGATTCACGACCCTGATCGATGCCATAGAAGGTCTATGCATGTCCGAAGGGGTCACTGTCCGCACAGGCATGACGGTCACCGCCATTCATACGCAACCGGGGGAGAGCACGCCATCGAGCAAAAAGAGGCACCGCGCCTCCGTTACCGGCGTTGACTACTTCGACGAGCAAGGAGAACACCAGAGCCTGCAGGCGGACGTGGTTGTGTCGGCAGCAGACCTCCATCACACCGAGACCACGCTGGTCGATGACTCCCTGCAGACCTATCCCCATCGGTACTGGCGGAGACGAATCCCGGGGCCAGGGGGGTTGCTCATCTACCTTGGCGTCCGCGGATCGTTGCCTCAGCTGGAGCACCACACGCTACTGTTCAGCCAAGATTGGAGAGAAAACTTCCGCAAGATCTTCGGTCGCAACTCCTCCGTGCCGGAACCTGCATCGCTGTACATTTGTCGTCCCAGCGCCTCCGATAGCACTGTGGCGCCAGCCGGGCACGAAAACATATTTGTGCTGGTCCCGATTCCTGCAGACCCAAGTCTGGGCAGGGGAGGCACTGATGGCGCCGGTGATGAGGCCATCGAACGTTTGGCTGACACCGTCATCGATCAGATCGCTAATTGGGCAGGAATTGACGATCTGGCGGATCGAATCGTTATCCGCAGGACAGTCGGTCCACAGGACTTTGTGGAGGACTTCAATTCGTGGAAGGGGACTATGCTTGGGCCGGCACATACGTTGAAACAGAGCGCCTTCTTCCGTGGCTCCAATGCCAGTAAAAAGGTTAGTGGTCTCTATTACGCCGGTGGCTCGACGCTGCCCGGGATTGGGCTGCCCATGTGTCTGATAAGTGCCGAGCTTGTCCTCAAGCATCTGCGGGGGGATACCAGTACAGGTCCAACTGCGGAACCAGCACCTACTCGAACACAAGGCTGA
- the coxB gene encoding cytochrome c oxidase subunit II, whose amino-acid sequence MSSQVRTGSRRARILGITGLVSAGALFLSGCSAEVQRGWLPGERNTTNHTSRITDLWVNSWIAALVIGIITWGLIIWCIVAYRRRRNETGFPRQISYNLPLEVFYVVVPLFMVLVLFYFTDQDIRAINERDPDPDVIVDVRGKQWSWDFNYVKENRYSAGIQADLTGEPGVEETLPTLYLPVDKSVELQLNARDVIHSFWVPAFLQKMDVIPGKTNYLTLTPQEEGTFDGKCAELCGQYHSEMLFNVKVVSQAEYEAYLDTLESGQLGEDYDRNPQSVSSK is encoded by the coding sequence GTGAGTTCGCAGGTTCGAACCGGCAGTCGACGCGCAAGGATCCTGGGGATCACCGGCCTAGTGTCGGCTGGCGCGCTGTTTTTGTCTGGCTGTTCAGCAGAAGTCCAACGGGGTTGGTTGCCGGGTGAACGCAACACGACTAACCACACAAGTCGGATCACTGATTTGTGGGTCAATTCGTGGATCGCAGCACTGGTGATTGGCATCATCACGTGGGGATTGATCATTTGGTGCATCGTTGCCTACCGTCGCCGCCGGAACGAAACCGGCTTCCCTCGGCAGATTAGCTATAACCTTCCCCTGGAAGTCTTCTACGTGGTTGTCCCGCTCTTCATGGTGCTTGTGTTGTTCTACTTCACAGACCAGGACATCAGAGCCATCAACGAACGCGATCCCGACCCGGACGTCATCGTCGACGTGCGTGGTAAGCAGTGGTCATGGGACTTCAACTACGTCAAAGAAAATAGGTACTCAGCGGGCATCCAAGCTGACCTCACTGGTGAGCCAGGGGTGGAGGAGACACTCCCCACCCTCTACCTGCCCGTTGATAAGTCCGTCGAGCTGCAGCTCAATGCCCGCGATGTCATCCACTCCTTCTGGGTTCCAGCGTTCCTGCAGAAGATGGACGTAATTCCTGGCAAGACAAACTACCTCACGCTTACACCGCAGGAGGAAGGCACCTTCGATGGCAAGTGCGCCGAGCTCTGTGGCCAGTACCACTCGGAGATGCTCTTCAATGTCAAGGTCGTTTCACAGGCCGAGTATGAGGCGTACCTCGACACCTTGGAAAGCGGTCAGCTCGGTGAAGACTATGACCGCAATCCCCAATCTGTTTCGTCGAAGTAA
- a CDS encoding squalene/phytoene synthase family protein has product MSKSSGLELYNAVALATAGTVIRSYSTSFTLASRLLDRGVRGRIESVYGLVRLADEIVDGTAAAARLEPDQIAKRLDGLEQETETALSSGYSSNLIVHAFALTARDVGIGPELTRPFFGSMRADLTLTEHTQESFTDYVYGSAEVIGLMCLRCFLYKGTVSIELEETLMEGARKLGAAFQKVNFLRDLGQDFESLGRSYFPDLRVENFSNADKDRLLADIEADLRISAAAIPFLPTSSRYAVALAQEIFAELVRRLNATPASELLQTRVRVPNPIKLALAARVMVKTRVPGQLHFNSGGLSR; this is encoded by the coding sequence GTGTCTAAAAGTTCAGGATTGGAACTCTACAACGCCGTTGCCCTAGCCACGGCCGGGACGGTGATTCGGTCCTATTCAACGTCGTTCACCCTCGCCTCACGGCTCCTGGATCGGGGTGTTAGGGGTCGCATAGAGTCGGTGTACGGCCTGGTGCGCCTGGCCGACGAAATTGTGGATGGTACAGCCGCGGCCGCGCGATTAGAGCCGGACCAAATAGCCAAGCGCCTCGACGGTTTGGAGCAAGAAACAGAGACAGCGCTGTCGTCCGGATATAGCTCGAATCTCATCGTTCACGCGTTCGCGCTGACAGCACGGGATGTGGGTATTGGACCGGAACTGACCCGCCCGTTCTTCGGCTCCATGCGGGCAGATCTTACGTTGACCGAGCACACCCAAGAGTCGTTTACAGATTACGTCTATGGTTCCGCTGAAGTCATCGGACTCATGTGTCTCAGGTGTTTTCTTTACAAGGGGACCGTTTCCATCGAGCTGGAGGAGACCCTCATGGAGGGGGCTAGGAAACTCGGAGCGGCTTTCCAGAAGGTCAACTTTCTACGGGATCTAGGCCAGGACTTTGAATCGCTTGGACGTAGTTATTTCCCAGATCTCCGTGTAGAGAACTTCAGCAACGCCGACAAGGATCGTCTGCTAGCGGATATCGAAGCGGATCTCAGGATTTCGGCCGCAGCAATTCCTTTCTTGCCCACGTCGAGCCGCTATGCGGTTGCTCTGGCACAAGAGATCTTTGCTGAATTGGTTCGTCGCTTGAACGCCACTCCTGCCTCGGAACTGCTCCAGACGCGAGTACGAGTGCCTAATCCAATCAAGCTTGCTCTGGCAGCACGCGTCATGGTCAAGACCCGCGTTCCGGGTCAACTTCACTTCAACAGCGGCGGGCTCTCTCGATGA
- a CDS encoding cytochrome c oxidase subunit 4 — protein sequence MKVEAKLFMFLVPFFVLAGVVYGFMTDWNEFVGGLGLLLVAGLCGMIGFYLSVTGRRVGLRPEDRVDAEIHEASGEQGMFSPWSWWPLVLALACAGGFLGLAIGWWILYMSAGLAFIGLVGWVYEYSRGNHAH from the coding sequence ATGAAGGTTGAAGCGAAGCTCTTCATGTTCCTGGTACCGTTCTTTGTTCTCGCTGGCGTCGTCTATGGATTCATGACGGATTGGAATGAGTTCGTCGGCGGCCTGGGACTACTGCTCGTCGCCGGCTTGTGTGGCATGATCGGCTTCTATTTGAGCGTGACCGGACGCCGCGTCGGGCTTCGGCCGGAAGACCGGGTAGATGCTGAAATCCATGAAGCTTCGGGGGAGCAGGGCATGTTCAGCCCTTGGAGCTGGTGGCCGCTAGTTCTTGCCTTGGCCTGCGCAGGTGGTTTTCTGGGCTTGGCTATAGGTTGGTGGATCTTATACATGAGTGCCGGACTAGCTTTTATTGGTTTGGTGGGTTGGGTATACGAATACAGTCGCGGAAACCACGCGCACTAA
- a CDS encoding HesB/IscA family protein, whose translation MSTSINETQDDAKIDASELPVHEVEISDVAAGKVRSLLEQEGRTDLRLRVAVQPGGCSGLIYQLYFDERVLDGDAVREFGGIEVIVDRMSVPYLSGASIDFEDTISKQGFTIDNPNAGGSCACGDSFH comes from the coding sequence ATGAGCACTTCAATTAACGAAACACAGGATGACGCCAAGATCGATGCAAGCGAGCTTCCCGTGCACGAAGTTGAAATATCGGACGTGGCTGCTGGCAAGGTACGTAGTCTGCTGGAGCAGGAAGGCCGCACTGACCTGAGGCTGCGAGTTGCTGTCCAGCCGGGAGGATGCTCCGGTCTCATTTACCAGTTGTACTTCGATGAACGGGTTCTGGACGGAGACGCCGTCCGCGAGTTCGGCGGCATCGAGGTCATTGTTGACCGGATGAGTGTTCCGTATTTGTCCGGCGCGTCGATCGACTTTGAAGACACTATTTCAAAGCAGGGGTTCACCATCGATAATCCCAACGCCGGTGGCTCCTGCGCCTGTGGAGATTCCTTCCACTAG
- a CDS encoding phytoene desaturase family protein: MSRIVVIGGGVGGLVAAVLLSWSGHSVTLLEAGRSLGGKSRRIELDGQQLDTGPSLFTFPSVWEEFLARLEQMSSKFPTSVKDVAGLELERLPSVGRYYYHDDNCSLPVQPGHAWYPAWKRFAEIHGGLGAPITRLLTTAPTAPAAAPSLARLGMLYGRHLTTRSYLDSLTWLPDGLREIIAIHTLNAGVGPSQTPALYASMPAVMAHDGVWVPRGGVYELIRALERLAVRGDVDVRTDEEVYEVASGAVTTSKGVYTADVVVSGIDEQKLEALLGRPVPTPVQNRSCSAIGLYAVLKRPLPEGTAGHSVVLPDDPSSLYASLRAHREPDQTMAFVNYYPADGHESNTKNTLALLLTSPSNGSSYRLDSDFVRRELSRVSNLLGLGTAVEDYIESHLILDPAYFSMAGSGGGALYGRIRPLWMSGPFHQPRAHSYRRPWLWRVGASVHPGGGLPAVIGGAMMTVDRLNKSSRTI; the protein is encoded by the coding sequence ATGAGTCGGATCGTAGTCATCGGAGGTGGCGTCGGAGGACTTGTGGCAGCCGTACTTCTGAGTTGGTCAGGTCACAGCGTTACCCTACTGGAGGCTGGGCGATCGTTGGGCGGCAAAAGTCGACGAATCGAGTTGGATGGGCAACAGCTGGACACAGGCCCATCACTGTTTACCTTTCCATCAGTTTGGGAGGAATTTCTGGCCCGATTGGAGCAAATGTCCTCGAAGTTCCCCACTTCGGTGAAAGACGTCGCCGGGTTGGAGCTCGAACGTCTTCCGAGCGTTGGACGTTACTACTATCACGATGACAATTGTTCCCTGCCTGTTCAGCCGGGGCACGCCTGGTATCCCGCATGGAAGCGATTTGCTGAAATACATGGTGGGCTGGGCGCGCCCATCACCAGGTTATTGACGACCGCCCCTACGGCACCAGCAGCCGCGCCATCGCTCGCGAGGCTAGGAATGTTGTATGGACGGCATCTCACCACTCGTAGTTACCTCGACAGCCTGACCTGGCTGCCTGACGGGCTGCGGGAGATCATCGCTATCCATACCCTCAATGCCGGCGTCGGTCCATCCCAAACACCAGCTCTCTACGCAAGCATGCCTGCGGTCATGGCTCACGACGGCGTGTGGGTGCCTCGCGGCGGAGTCTACGAGCTGATCCGTGCTCTGGAGCGATTGGCGGTGCGCGGAGATGTAGATGTGCGGACGGATGAAGAAGTATACGAAGTGGCATCCGGTGCAGTAACGACGTCGAAAGGCGTATACACCGCGGACGTGGTTGTCAGCGGTATAGACGAGCAGAAGCTTGAAGCATTGTTGGGGAGGCCCGTCCCTACTCCGGTGCAGAACCGCTCGTGCTCAGCGATTGGTCTTTACGCGGTGCTCAAACGTCCGCTGCCCGAAGGCACAGCAGGGCACAGCGTTGTGCTTCCCGATGATCCTTCTTCGTTGTACGCCAGTCTCCGCGCCCATCGGGAACCGGATCAGACCATGGCTTTCGTCAACTACTACCCTGCGGATGGCCATGAATCAAACACCAAGAACACTTTGGCACTGTTGCTGACATCGCCATCGAACGGCAGTAGCTATCGCTTGGACAGTGATTTTGTGAGACGGGAGCTCAGCCGGGTATCGAACCTGTTAGGACTAGGCACCGCTGTGGAGGACTACATTGAAAGCCATCTCATCCTGGATCCTGCGTATTTCAGCATGGCAGGATCTGGTGGGGGTGCACTCTACGGGAGAATTCGACCACTGTGGATGAGTGGGCCCTTCCATCAACCACGTGCCCATAGTTACCGGCGTCCCTGGCTGTGGCGCGTCGGAGCTTCCGTGCATCCGGGGGGTGGCTTACCGGCAGTCATAGGCGGCGCAATGATGACCGTTGATCGTCTAAATAAGTCGTCGAGAACTATCTGA
- a CDS encoding carotenoid biosynthesis protein, producing MSDKCRACPQASAGGYQYRSNCGTSTYSNTRLRFSVRIKRQPSWGLPRYLVALCVILFFSGYFVLRFPDVPGTSIASYGFNLLIALPSLIGLWWQLGFRRAIVGIVSVALFAYLIEGFGTVTGVPYGNFEYGTALGPKVFGIVPYLLPLSYVPLVIGSVGMFAANSRRLHRILWATLFLVMVDGVLDPGAAMLGFWTWPGGGVYYGIPLSNYVGWLISGLVSVTLLTLIGGPALRTRTCRPELLDSMIASLTFWLGVTVFSGLVIPAVLAVLLLVVSVRRRIQLKHIAETVLSSADSDSSRRLI from the coding sequence GTGTCTGATAAGTGCCGAGCTTGTCCTCAAGCATCTGCGGGGGGATACCAGTACAGGTCCAACTGCGGAACCAGCACCTACTCGAACACAAGGCTGAGGTTTTCGGTGCGCATCAAAAGGCAGCCTTCTTGGGGGCTGCCCAGATATCTGGTAGCACTGTGTGTCATCCTGTTTTTTTCGGGTTATTTCGTTCTGCGGTTCCCCGACGTTCCTGGAACATCCATCGCATCGTACGGCTTCAATCTTCTCATTGCCCTACCCTCGCTCATTGGTCTGTGGTGGCAACTCGGCTTTAGGCGCGCTATCGTCGGAATCGTGAGCGTAGCACTTTTCGCGTACCTCATCGAGGGTTTTGGAACGGTTACTGGGGTACCGTATGGGAACTTCGAGTACGGCACCGCGCTCGGCCCGAAGGTCTTTGGCATTGTTCCATACCTGCTGCCTCTGTCGTACGTTCCTCTGGTGATTGGGTCAGTCGGGATGTTTGCCGCCAACAGCCGCAGGTTGCATAGAATCTTGTGGGCAACACTATTTCTTGTCATGGTAGACGGGGTACTCGACCCCGGCGCCGCGATGTTGGGGTTCTGGACGTGGCCAGGAGGTGGGGTTTATTACGGGATTCCACTGAGCAATTACGTCGGCTGGTTAATTTCCGGATTGGTTTCCGTCACCCTTTTGACCCTGATTGGTGGGCCGGCTTTAAGGACTCGAACCTGCCGACCTGAACTGTTGGACAGTATGATCGCTTCCCTTACCTTCTGGTTAGGAGTAACGGTCTTCTCTGGACTCGTCATTCCCGCGGTACTCGCCGTGTTGTTGCTTGTTGTCAGTGTTCGACGGCGGATCCAGCTGAAGCACATTGCTGAAACCGTACTGAGTTCGGCGGATTCAGATAGTTCTCGACGACTTATTTAG
- a CDS encoding UbiA family prenyltransferase, protein MPASVILSVPRRIVHISRPVLWINTIGTGVIGMWLAGDLWNWDALGVLLWLTLPFNLLIYGVNDVSDQDTDELNPRKGTFEGARIRSSEVRVIWAAVIAINLPFLIYFTVTLPSAALIWIALYALVFIGYSVPPLRFKARPFFDSLSNAAYALPLVIIPIALDVQPVWSAVLGLMAWSAAKHTFDAVQDIADDARAGITTTAVRLGARGVVLWSGAWWVVATVCFALINVPLAVINAVIAGWLLRELYKTPTPQKAHELYPYSIAFPYIAGTAAGIQLVVALQLGWYT, encoded by the coding sequence GTGCCTGCTTCAGTTATATTGTCCGTGCCCAGACGGATTGTGCACATCTCCAGACCTGTGCTGTGGATCAACACCATCGGCACAGGCGTTATCGGAATGTGGCTTGCGGGAGACTTGTGGAACTGGGATGCTCTCGGCGTTCTACTCTGGTTGACGCTCCCCTTCAACCTGCTGATCTATGGCGTAAATGACGTAAGTGATCAGGATACGGACGAACTCAATCCTCGGAAGGGTACTTTTGAGGGCGCTCGTATCCGGTCAAGTGAGGTCCGCGTGATCTGGGCGGCTGTCATAGCGATTAATCTTCCATTCCTCATATACTTCACGGTGACACTACCGTCTGCCGCGCTCATATGGATCGCACTCTATGCTCTGGTGTTCATCGGCTATTCCGTTCCGCCATTGAGATTCAAGGCACGACCGTTCTTTGACTCGCTGAGCAACGCTGCCTATGCACTGCCTCTGGTCATCATCCCGATCGCACTGGACGTGCAGCCTGTCTGGTCCGCTGTTCTGGGGCTCATGGCGTGGAGTGCGGCAAAGCACACATTCGATGCTGTACAAGATATTGCCGATGACGCACGTGCGGGGATCACCACGACAGCCGTGCGATTGGGTGCTCGCGGAGTTGTCCTGTGGAGCGGCGCTTGGTGGGTCGTCGCCACGGTTTGCTTTGCACTGATCAACGTACCGTTGGCAGTTATCAACGCCGTGATCGCCGGTTGGCTGCTACGGGAGCTCTACAAGACGCCGACGCCCCAAAAAGCACATGAACTTTACCCCTATTCGATCGCGTTCCCCTATATCGCTGGAACAGCCGCAGGCATCCAGCTCGTGGTCGCACTACAGCTTGGATGGTACACATGA